One stretch of Solenopsis invicta isolate M01_SB chromosome 16, UNIL_Sinv_3.0, whole genome shotgun sequence DNA includes these proteins:
- the LOC105204723 gene encoding protoheme IX farnesyltransferase, mitochondrial: MLFIIHPLRSCRHISCSFVPKFSVIMGSGFPRQKSIKTGYMEEPVLTMKDCHKQVRTTVLTTPFPTEKNVDYKIAKDPCKIEKSEWTPIVVDYTKLHKYYLKLSKIKLTSLVVATTMAGYALAPAPFDFYTFIMCSLGTGLVSATANTINQFFEVPFDAQMSRTKNRVLVRGHLTPIHAVTFAAVSGIIGLSILYNEVNGITAMLGASNLILYTLIYTPMKRISIVNTWVGSVVGAIPPLMGWAACTGNIMVPGAWLLPGILYAWQFPHFNALSWNLRPDYSRAGYRMMAVTNPDLCRRTTMRYTVVLMTLCYLAPILDVTHWWFALASTPINASFLYLAWKFNKQSDSANSRKLFRFSLLHLPLLMMLIFSSKKYWANTDKQEDKVESSHNESAKKTDLLTIFTAPIATATSSV; this comes from the exons atGCTATTTATTATTCATCCATTAAGAAGCTGTCGGCACATATCATGCAGTTTTGTGCCAAAATTTTCTGTCATTATG ggTTCTGGTTTCCCAAGACAAAAGTCAATAAAGACTGGGTATATGGAAGAACCAGTACTAACTATGAAAGATTGTCACAAACAAGTTAGGACGACAGTTTTAACAACACCTTTTCCCACAGAGAAAAATGTTGactataaaattgcaaaagatCCCTGTAAAATAGAAAAGTCAGAATGGACGCCTATAGTAGTCGATTATACCAAACTTCATAAATACTATCTCAAATTatcaaagattaaattaacat ctCTTGTCGTAGCAACAACGATGGCTGGATATGCATTAGCTCCTGCGCCATTTgacttttatacatttataatgtgTTCTTTAGGCACAGGCTTAGTCTCTGCCACTGCAAAtacaattaatcaattttttgaagTACCTTTTGATGCACAGATGTCACGGACAAAAAATCGGGTATTGGTACGTGGTCATTTGAC GCCTATTCACGCAGTAACATTTGCAGCAGTATCGGGTATTATTGGATTATCCATACTCTACAATGAAGTAAATGGTATTACAGCAATGTTAGGTGCTagcaatcttattttatacacGCTCATATATACTCCTATGAAACGCATCAGTATTGTCAACACGTGGGTTGGTTCTGTTg TAGGAGCAATTCCTCCTCTTATGGGTTGGGCTGCTTGTACTGGCAACATAATGGTACCAGGTGCTTGGCTTTTGCCCGGTATTTTATATGCGTGGCAATTTCCACACTTTAATGCTCTTTCGTGGAATTTGAGACCGGATTATTCACGAGCCGGTTATCGAATGATGGCTGTTACAAATCCAGATTTATGTCGTAGAACAACTATGAGATATACGGTAGTTCTAATGACTCTGTGTTATTTAGCTCCTATATTGGATGTAACTCATTGGTGGTTTGCATTGGCTTCGACACCAATCAATGCATCTTTCCTGTATCTAG ctTGGAAATTTAACAAGCAATCGGATAGTGCAAATTCTAGGAAATTATTTCGATTTTCATTACTTCATCTACCTCTATTGATGATGCTGATATtctcaagtaaaaaatattgggCCAACACGGACAAACAGGAAGATAAAGTTGAATCTTCTCACAACGAATCAGCAAAGAAGACCGATTTATTGACTATTTTCACAGCACCTATCGCTACAGCAACTTCCTCTGTGTAA
- the LOC105193060 gene encoding G-protein coupled receptor Mth2, with translation MCLPSKILWCFVLLLVASSSESWENSTNGDEQNDSSTVRNDLFVSSMKYQNDEIKSTRCNSLERSIKNDDEMQYEPHINSTKNEGEDDNSKRNGSRGHIMDCEESNQIFMESAANSTEINDSMAQEVKNHSKIESKSNSTSYEHGSSNKNSKIRKTIGIVSYEACHNVTCVQLCCPVRNVMMETGKCVVNKSGTYYLPRLNKYENGSDDALFSLTVHDPCLSQGFGKNLLPHNEYLFLTDGSLYQGPGKFILPTFYCLISFKGEIYEVLVCSNQREYPVYASACLLVSLPFLLLTFVIYSILPELQNMHGYTLRAYVASLFITYAIMYCGHQVSELQEVDDKIYCITLAYILNFFFLSTFFWLNVICFDIWWTFRGLRSYRTNIKQRKKKFVIYSIYAWGIPLIINIICAIMDYVDGIPENWIRPQICTKKFWFGENMAKMIYFYTPMGATIISNICFFIATTVTIIYQNIRTAHQLRDSESKRHNENKQRFKMYLKLFIVMGISWTMEIIAWLINSVPSYVWYPTNIINSLQGLIIFIIFVCKKKIKQQLLKRFSGQNCGPFCKIAIYNDSTASNITGTSTLENHTMPMQEINYSNQQPNVLHRFNHTRSTET, from the exons ATGTGTCTACCAAGTAAGATACTTTGGTGTTTCGTGCTTCTGCTTGTTGCTTCATCCTCAGAGTCTTGGGAAAATTCTACGAATGGTGATGAGCAGAACGACAGTTCGACGGTGCGGAATGATCTTTTCGTAAGCTCTATGAAATATCAAAACGACGAGATCAAGTCAACACGGTGTAATTCACTTGAACGTTCTATCAAGAATGACGACGAAATGCAATATGAGCCTCATATTAATTCTACAAAGAACGAAGGAGAAGATGATAATTCGAAACGAAATGGGTCTCGCGGACATATCATGGATTGCGAAGAAAGTAATCAGATTTTTATGGAGTCCGCCGCGAATTCTACAGAAATCAATGATTCCATGGCACAAGAAGTTAAGAATCACTCCAAAATCGAAAGCAAAAGCAATTCTACATCGTACGAACACGGAAGttcgaataaaaattcaaaaattcgaaaaaCTATTGGCATTGTTTCGTATGAAGCGTGTCACAATGTTACTTGCGTTCAGCTCTGCTGTCCTGTTCGTAATGTCATGATGGAAACGGGAAAATGCGTCGTTAACAAAAGCGGTACTTACTATCTTCCAAGGTTGAACAAATATGAGAATGGTTCCGATGACGCACTATTTTCCCTGACTGTCCACGATCCATGCCTTTCACAAGGATTTGGAAAAAATCTGCTTCCTCACAATGAATACTTATTTCTGACCGATGGCTCTTTGTATCAAGGCCCTGGAAAATTCATTTTACCGACTTTTTACTGCTTAATCAGTTTTAAAGGGGAGATTTATGAAGTGTTGGTCTGCAGTAATCAGAGAGAATATCCAGTATATGCATCCGCATGTCTCCTAGTATCTTTGCCGTTTCTGCTGCTGACGTTCGTGATATATTCAATATTGCCAGAACTccaaaacatgcatggctataCATTGCGTGCATACGTTGCctcattatttattacatatgcGATTATGTATTGTGGTCACCAAGTTTCTGAATTACAAGAAGTTGATGACAAAATATATTGCATTACACTAG catacattttaaatttcttttttttgtcgaCTTTTTTCTGGCTAAATGTAATATGCTTCGACATTTGGTGGACATTCAG AGGACTCCGTTCATATCGAACAAATATAAAGCAAAGGAAGAAGAAGTTTGTGATATATTCAATCTATGCATGGGGAATTCCCTTGATCATTAACATTATCTGTGCCATTATGGATTATGTTGATGGGATACCAGAAAATTGGATTAGGCCTCAAATATGTACAAAGAAATTTTGGTTTGGTG AGAATATGgcaaaaatgatatatttttacacaCCCATGGGTGCTACTATTATCAGtaatatttgtttcttcatCGCTACAACAGTAACAATTATATATCAGAATATACGTACGGCCCATCAATTGAGAGACTCTGAGAGCAAGCGTCACAACGAAAATAAGCAAAG GTTTAAAATGTATCTGAAGCTGTTCATAGTGATGGGAATAAGCTGGACTATGGAGATAATAGCATGGTTGATTAATTCTGTGCCGTCATATGTTTGGTATCCCACTAATATCATAAATAGCTTGCAAGGCCTCATTATCTTCATCATAttcgtatgtaaaaaaaagataaagcaaCAGCTGTTAAAACGATTCAGCGGGCAAAATTGCGGACCATTTTGTAAAATTGCAATATATAATGATAGCACGGCGTCAAATATTACTGGCACATCGACATTGGAAAACCATACAATGCCCATGCAAGAAATTAATTACTCTAATCAACAACCAAATGTCTTGCACCGTTTTAATCATACTCGTAGCACTGAAACGTAA